Below is a genomic region from Deinococcus aquaedulcis.
GGGGTGCTCACCAGCCCGCGCACCACGGAGGCCTATGCGCTGGGGGCGCGGCAGTTTACAGAGTACACTGCCACCCAGGCCATCAACCTGCTGCGGCCGGGACGGCACGACGCACAGGGGTATGTCAACCACATGCTCGCCGCCGGGCGAAAACCGGCGGGGGTGCAACTGAAGGTGGCGGCCGCCAGCTGCCTGTACCGCGCGCTGCGCTGGGCCGGGGCCACCGAAGCCGATCCCTTCCGGGATGTGCGGGTACCCAAGGACCGCACGCCCGGCATTGTCAAGCGCCCGCCCTACACCGAAGACGAACTGGCCGACGTGCTGGACCATGCTGACGCCCACGTGAAATTCCTGCTGTTTCTCACCGCACATGCCGGGCTGCGCATCAGCGAGGCGCTGGCGCTGCAGTGGAGCGACCTGGACGAGGGGGCACGGCGGGTGCAGGTGCGCAGCGGCAAGGGACGCAAGGGCCGGGTGGTGGCCGTGAGCACCAGTCTGGCGCGGGCCGCGCGGCACTACCGCCAGTTGTACGGCCCCGGCGGCCCCGACCACACCGATGGCAAGCGCACCACGCCGCACGACCACGTGTTCCGCTACCGGCAGCCCATGACCGCCCGCTACCACGCCGAAAAAGCGTTTCAGGCGGCTGGCGTTCCGTTCCGGGGCTTTCATGCCGGGCGGAAATATGCGGGCACCCGGCTGCTGCGGCAGATCCGGGATTTTGGGCGGGTGGCGGCCCACCTGGGACATGAAAGCGTGGACACCACCCGCCGGGGCTACGCGCAGCTGGCGGCCGACGATCTCAAGGACGACCTCAACGGCTGGTAGGCCACCGGGTTCGCCCCCCCACTCCCCCCAACTGGTGGGGGGGCAGTACCCACCCGGCGGGCCCGCCTGGACCAGCGTGGACGGTAGCATGGCCGGTGTGAAGAACCCGAGTCCTGCCGGTGCTGGCGCGCCGGAGTGCGCGTGAGTGAGGCGCTGCACCGCGCCGAGCTGGCGGCGATTGAAGAGCAGCTTCGCCACGCCAGCGGCGCGGCGCGGATGACCCTGCACCGGGACGCGGCGTACGTGGCCCTGGACCTGGGGCACTCGGCGCTGGCCATGACGCACGCCGTGCAGTGCCTGGACGCCGCGCGCGGCCTGGGTGATCCCCGCCTGGAGGCCAAGGCGCATGTGACCGCCGCGCTGGTGATGGCCGACGCCTACGATGACCAGGGCGCGGAAACGCACTTTTCGCGGGCCGAGGCGCTGGCCCGCGCCTGTGGGGACGCGCGCGGCGTGGCACTGGTGGCGGTGAACGCCTCGCACTTCGAACTGGAACGGAACGACTCTGCCGCCGCCGCTGCCCGCCTGCAGGCCCTGCTGGACTCGGATTATGCCCCGGGCCTCTTGATCGCCGACGTGCGGGTGGGCCACGAACTGCACCAGTCCTTTCACATCAACTATGTCAAGGGCGCGGCCCTGGCGCTGCGCGGCGAGGTGCCCGCCGACCTGCGCGCGCGGCTGGAGGCGCAGCTGCCGGTGTCAGCGGCCTTTCTGCAGACCCTACACCAGGAAGAGGGCCTGGACACCGCGCGCTGGGGCCCCGACATTCTGGACGCACTGACCGCCTACGCGCTGTGGCAGGGCCGCCCCGACGAGGCGCTGGCGCTGGCCGACGAGGAAGTGGCCCTCTCGCGGGTGGGCGGCACCAGCCTGCAACTGGGCCGGGCGCTGCTGGAACGCGCCGGGGTGCATGCCGAGCGCGGCGAGTGGACGCAGGTGATTCTGGACGCGCAGGAGGCCGCGCCCCTGTTCGAACAGGCCGGGCGCGACCTGCTGTCGGTGCAGGCGTGGCAGGCCGTGGCCGACGCCCGCGCCCAGCAGGGCCACTACCGCGAGGCCTTTGAGGTGCAGCGGCAGCTGACCGCGCGCACCCAGGCGCTGCACCGGGCCTTTTTTCAGCAGGGCGCGCAGCTGCGCCAGATTGAGCGCCAAGCGCAGGAGGCCGAGGTGCGTGCCCGCGCCCTGGCCGAGGCGGCGCTGCGCGACCCGCTGACCGGGGTGCCCAACCGCACGCACGCCATGAACCGCCTGCAGGAGGTCTGGGCCCAGGCGCAGCAGGGCCAGCCCAACAGTGTGGCCCTGCTGGACATTGACCATTTCAAGAGTGTGAATGACCGCTTCGGCCACGCGGTGGGCGACGAGGTCCTGACCCGGGTGGCGCAGGGCCTGAGTGAGGCGGTGCGCGGCACCGGCTGCCTGACCCGCTTTGGCGGCGAGGAATTTCTGCTGATCCTGCCTGACCTCAGCCCACAGGACGCGCGCCGGGTGTGCGAGCGGCTGCGCCAGACCCTGCGCGAGCTGAGCTGGGCCGACCTGGCCCCCGGTCTGGCGGTCACGGGCAGCTTCGGCGTGGCGGCGGTGCGCCGGGGCCTGCCAGTCAAGGACACATTGCAGGCCGCAGACGGCGCCCTGTACGCGGCCAAGGCTGCCGGGCGGGACACGGTACGGGTCGAGCTGCGCCCAGCCGGCATTGGGGAAAGCGACTGAGTGGGGGTGGGCTTTTCCTGACGTGAGGTGGCGGGGCGAGCCACAGAAAAGACCGTCAGCAAGAATGTTTTTGCACCTGCGGCACAGCAGCCAAACCCTCCCTCGCTGCAGATGTGGCAACGCGAG
It encodes:
- a CDS encoding tyrosine-type recombinase/integrase; its protein translation is MASSPALPLALARHDLLAQTREWTALHDEELRRRAVQAAGAKDVAALVSLTTAYLAHQGGSGVLTSPRTTEAYALGARQFTEYTATQAINLLRPGRHDAQGYVNHMLAAGRKPAGVQLKVAAASCLYRALRWAGATEADPFRDVRVPKDRTPGIVKRPPYTEDELADVLDHADAHVKFLLFLTAHAGLRISEALALQWSDLDEGARRVQVRSGKGRKGRVVAVSTSLARAARHYRQLYGPGGPDHTDGKRTTPHDHVFRYRQPMTARYHAEKAFQAAGVPFRGFHAGRKYAGTRLLRQIRDFGRVAAHLGHESVDTTRRGYAQLAADDLKDDLNGW
- a CDS encoding GGDEF domain-containing protein, producing MSEALHRAELAAIEEQLRHASGAARMTLHRDAAYVALDLGHSALAMTHAVQCLDAARGLGDPRLEAKAHVTAALVMADAYDDQGAETHFSRAEALARACGDARGVALVAVNASHFELERNDSAAAAARLQALLDSDYAPGLLIADVRVGHELHQSFHINYVKGAALALRGEVPADLRARLEAQLPVSAAFLQTLHQEEGLDTARWGPDILDALTAYALWQGRPDEALALADEEVALSRVGGTSLQLGRALLERAGVHAERGEWTQVILDAQEAAPLFEQAGRDLLSVQAWQAVADARAQQGHYREAFEVQRQLTARTQALHRAFFQQGAQLRQIERQAQEAEVRARALAEAALRDPLTGVPNRTHAMNRLQEVWAQAQQGQPNSVALLDIDHFKSVNDRFGHAVGDEVLTRVAQGLSEAVRGTGCLTRFGGEEFLLILPDLSPQDARRVCERLRQTLRELSWADLAPGLAVTGSFGVAAVRRGLPVKDTLQAADGALYAAKAAGRDTVRVELRPAGIGESD